In Pseudoalteromonas piratica, the following proteins share a genomic window:
- a CDS encoding TlpA family protein disulfide reductase: MKKIILSMLFLASVYYVSSQFSSTKAAPVVEDLGEATVQKILDSREKTIGKSINLSHTLIGLDGAETTFAEFSDQPLVVMFWATWCKACEMQLPQMIEQQTLNPNTKFVYIAVRSKDDEILKVNNGLDNQLAIYRKGWEGQESVLSGTTLPLTFVIDKQGTIIAERQGFSMANGVEFITNTLNKSAAVKI; this comes from the coding sequence ATGAAAAAAATCATTCTATCAATGCTGTTTTTAGCATCCGTTTATTATGTTTCCAGTCAGTTCAGTTCGACGAAAGCTGCCCCGGTAGTTGAAGATTTGGGCGAAGCGACTGTGCAAAAAATTCTTGATTCACGCGAAAAAACTATCGGAAAAAGTATTAACTTATCGCATACACTTATTGGGCTAGATGGCGCAGAAACAACGTTTGCAGAATTTAGCGACCAACCGCTAGTAGTGATGTTTTGGGCGACTTGGTGCAAAGCATGTGAAATGCAATTACCACAAATGATTGAGCAACAGACATTAAACCCAAATACCAAGTTTGTTTATATTGCGGTCCGCTCAAAAGATGATGAAATATTAAAAGTAAACAATGGGTTAGATAACCAATTAGCTATTTACAGAAAAGGTTGGGAGGGTCAAGAAAGCGTGTTATCAGGTACAACATTACCTTTAACCTTTGTAATAGATAAACAAGGCACCATAATCGCAGAGCGCCAAGGCTTTTCAATGGCAAATGGTGTTGAATTTATCACAAATACTTTAAATAAGTCTGCCGCGGTAAAAATATAA
- a CDS encoding ABC transporter ATP-binding protein, whose product MNNKSVIELTNITRKFITQDMTTTAVDNINLSINQGDYVAITGPSGCGKSTLLSILGLMDKATSGSYLLNGIDVNKLNTDQLAEVRNKEIGFIFQSFNLIDELTVWENVALPLYYSASKGAGAKKAAVEALDKVEMRHRLNHFPTQLSGGQQQRVAIARALVMSPSILLIDEPTGNLDSHNGDIVMAMLSDLNNQGTTLCMVTHDARYANQAKRRIDLFDGKVLGSIQNMEVA is encoded by the coding sequence ATGAATAATAAAAGCGTAATTGAGTTAACGAATATTACCCGCAAGTTTATTACTCAAGATATGACCACAACCGCGGTAGATAATATTAATCTTTCAATAAACCAAGGTGATTACGTTGCGATTACTGGGCCATCGGGTTGTGGTAAGTCAACCTTGTTATCGATTTTAGGATTGATGGATAAAGCCACATCTGGCAGCTACCTACTCAATGGCATTGATGTGAATAAGCTCAATACTGATCAGCTAGCTGAGGTAAGAAATAAAGAAATTGGATTTATATTTCAGTCATTTAACCTTATTGATGAGTTAACCGTGTGGGAAAATGTTGCCCTGCCATTGTATTACAGTGCAAGCAAAGGAGCAGGTGCTAAAAAAGCAGCCGTTGAAGCGTTAGACAAAGTCGAAATGCGTCATCGACTTAATCATTTCCCAACGCAACTTTCTGGCGGGCAACAGCAACGTGTTGCGATTGCCAGAGCATTGGTTATGTCTCCTTCCATTTTATTAATTGATGAACCAACAGGGAATTTGGACTCGCACAATGGCGACATTGTGATGGCAATGCTTAGCGACTTAAACAACCAAGGCACAACCTTATGCATGGTGACGCATGATGCTCGCTATGCTAATCAAGCAAAACGCCGAATTGATTTGTTTGACGGTAAAGTTTTAGGGTCTATTCAAAATATGGAAGTTGCTTAA
- a CDS encoding sigma-54-dependent transcriptional regulator, which produces MKNDEHAVTRILVVDDQIDIRTTLRYLLSEKGYVVLDASSPADALLLLKNTSVDLVLTDMNFRKDTTSGQEGLSFVATLGQLYPELTVLVMTAWSTVPLAVQAMQIGARDFIEKPWENHQLYDIIATQLKISKSVSHTNPSLNESNGIIYQSALFENLMQQIEKVSLSHANVLLTGENGTGKSLLAHHIHQTSPRNEFPFVSVNLGAVPEQLFESELFGHKRGAFTGAFEDRAGRIAAAGQGTLFLDELATTCTQNQAKLLRVLESKKYECIGSSDTNIMACRIISATNANIRELIASNEFREDLYYRLNTVEIRVPALRERKEDILPIAQYYLETIGKEYQKPELTFSKHCQDKLIAHPWPGNTRELKHTIERAIIFSDSSVIELDHLSQDSAPVEHSQPVAPLAQVEEALIIKALEQANGNINVSAELLGISRSALYRRIEKHGVQYKKYL; this is translated from the coding sequence ATGAAGAATGATGAACACGCTGTAACGCGAATATTAGTAGTTGATGACCAAATTGATATTCGTACTACGCTTCGTTATTTATTAAGTGAAAAAGGTTATGTGGTACTGGATGCCAGCAGCCCTGCCGACGCATTATTGTTGCTAAAAAACACATCTGTCGATCTCGTTTTAACCGATATGAACTTCCGTAAAGACACAACATCAGGCCAAGAAGGGCTTTCATTTGTTGCAACTTTGGGACAACTCTATCCCGAGCTAACGGTGCTAGTCATGACTGCTTGGTCTACCGTGCCATTGGCAGTACAAGCTATGCAAATTGGTGCCCGTGATTTCATAGAAAAGCCATGGGAAAACCACCAGCTTTACGACATTATTGCCACCCAGTTAAAAATTAGCAAAAGCGTAAGCCATACAAACCCTTCGTTAAACGAAAGTAATGGCATCATTTACCAATCTGCTCTTTTTGAAAACCTAATGCAGCAAATTGAGAAAGTCAGCCTGTCTCATGCAAATGTACTTTTAACGGGTGAAAATGGCACTGGCAAAAGCTTACTCGCCCATCATATTCATCAAACATCACCACGTAATGAGTTTCCGTTTGTTAGTGTTAACTTAGGTGCAGTGCCAGAGCAATTATTTGAAAGTGAATTATTTGGACATAAACGTGGAGCATTTACTGGCGCCTTTGAAGACAGAGCCGGACGTATTGCTGCCGCCGGACAGGGCACCCTATTTTTAGACGAACTTGCGACCACATGTACACAAAATCAAGCAAAACTATTACGGGTGCTGGAGTCTAAAAAGTATGAATGTATTGGCAGTAGCGATACCAATATAATGGCATGTCGAATTATTTCTGCAACCAATGCAAATATTCGCGAACTTATCGCAAGCAATGAGTTTCGAGAGGATTTATATTACCGTCTCAATACGGTAGAAATTAGAGTCCCCGCCTTGCGCGAGCGCAAAGAAGATATCTTGCCAATTGCACAGTACTACCTTGAAACAATCGGTAAAGAATATCAAAAGCCTGAATTAACATTCAGTAAACACTGCCAAGATAAGCTTATTGCACATCCTTGGCCTGGCAATACGCGAGAATTAAAACATACCATTGAGCGCGCAATTATTTTTAGCGATTCAAGTGTTATTGAATTAGATCACTTATCACAAGATTCAGCGCCAGTCGAACATTCACAACCTGTTGCGCCACTCGCACAAGTGGAAGAAGCATTAATTATTAAAGCGTTGGAGCAAGCCAATGGTAATATCAATGTATCCGCAGAATTACTGGGGATCAGCCGCAGCGCATTATATCGTAGGATAGAAAAACATGGAGTCCAATACAAAAAATACCTCTAG
- a CDS encoding NnrS family protein gives MLNIQEPQTQDNMPVSTFSEHAFFQLAFRSSFILGAIASILAMVIWLGFLNAWWQLNPTGLTPTVWHLHEMLFGFGATIATGFVLTAVQTWTGRPSIQGTPLLALLSLWLIIRVLFFINSTATVILATILQGVWWVSIIAVYAHLVLAAKNRRNYLFIPLFSVMALLEMALLISELTIDTAQALHLGRTMVLMFGILMGIVGGRVIPFFTRNGAKLSKVSHPPLLDTLLLVVSLLGTLVFFSHFYIALPLSPAYLMIAAGCLHLAKLSFWQSHKTLGISLLWSLHLAYGALGLGLILLGASYFTPLIPFSSGLHVITVGAMGLMILSMMSRVSLGHTGRMLLPKAIMSVAFLLLFLMAVTRALLPALGLSHFAWQVSALGWIIAFAIFVWVYFPVLIAPRQDSFR, from the coding sequence ATGTTAAATATTCAAGAACCTCAAACACAAGATAACATGCCTGTGAGCACCTTTTCAGAACATGCCTTTTTTCAATTGGCATTTCGCTCAAGCTTTATTCTAGGGGCAATTGCTTCAATTTTAGCAATGGTTATATGGCTTGGTTTTTTAAATGCATGGTGGCAACTCAACCCCACGGGTTTAACGCCAACAGTGTGGCATTTACATGAAATGCTATTTGGTTTTGGTGCCACCATTGCCACTGGATTTGTATTAACCGCAGTACAAACGTGGACAGGTAGGCCAAGCATTCAGGGAACCCCTCTATTAGCTTTGTTAAGTTTGTGGTTAATTATTCGTGTTTTATTTTTTATAAATTCAACCGCAACCGTCATTTTGGCAACCATTTTACAAGGTGTGTGGTGGGTGAGCATTATCGCTGTGTACGCGCACCTTGTTTTGGCTGCCAAAAATCGCCGTAATTATTTGTTTATCCCATTATTCAGTGTAATGGCGTTACTTGAGATGGCGCTTTTGATAAGCGAATTAACCATAGATACTGCGCAGGCATTGCATCTTGGCCGCACCATGGTGCTGATGTTTGGCATTTTAATGGGCATTGTGGGTGGGCGCGTTATTCCATTTTTCACTCGTAACGGTGCCAAGCTTAGTAAAGTGTCACATCCGCCACTCCTGGATACGCTGTTATTGGTTGTATCCTTGCTTGGTACGCTGGTGTTTTTTAGTCATTTCTATATTGCTTTACCGCTATCTCCTGCATATTTAATGATTGCAGCGGGTTGTTTACACCTTGCAAAACTTAGCTTTTGGCAAAGTCACAAAACGCTCGGTATTTCACTTTTATGGTCGTTGCATCTCGCCTACGGTGCGCTCGGCCTTGGTCTTATTTTACTTGGTGCTAGCTATTTTACGCCGCTCATTCCTTTTAGCTCTGGGCTTCATGTGATCACTGTGGGTGCTATGGGGTTAATGATCTTATCCATGATGAGTCGTGTTTCGTTGGGTCATACAGGACGCATGTTATTGCCTAAAGCCATTATGAGTGTGGCATTTTTGCTGCTTTTTTTAATGGCTGTGACCCGAGCTTTGCTACCCGCACTGGGACTTTCACATTTTGCTTGGCAAGTGAGCGCACTTGGTTGGATTATCGCGTTTGCAATTTTTGTTTGGGTTTATTTCCCGGTATTAATCGCGCCTCGCCAAGATAGTTTTCGTTAA
- the hmpA gene encoding NO-inducible flavohemoprotein yields MLQQRHIDIIKSLVPLLTETGPALTEHFYTRLFTHHPELKHIFNMSNQESGRQKAALFEAIAAYAQHIDNVGALKTAVERIAQKHTSFNIQPEMYQIVGHHLTETLRELTGELFTADVEEAWTTAYDFLASVFIQREGELYENRAKSQGGWRGSRPFVVSEKIKESELVTSFVLTPEDGTAVIDYVPGQYLGISVQPNNHPFTEIRQYSLSNKPNGKSYRISVKRETTAPQGIVSNYLHDHIEVGDTLAVNAPAGDFFFQDRQSPVVLISAGVGVTPMQSMLEYLSALNYEHDVYYLHACNSKQQHSFKQRTHEIAQLNNWQTYTWYEKHNEANELPENTLHGLIDLNDARLPYGQAHFYLCGPVAFMRFIKTQLLNMGVGTERIHYEVFGPHADL; encoded by the coding sequence ATGTTACAACAACGTCATATTGATATTATTAAAAGTTTAGTGCCTTTACTTACAGAAACAGGACCCGCTTTAACAGAACATTTTTATACAAGACTTTTTACACATCACCCTGAGCTTAAACATATTTTTAATATGAGCAATCAAGAATCTGGTAGGCAAAAAGCGGCGCTTTTTGAAGCCATTGCCGCTTATGCGCAGCACATTGACAATGTGGGGGCATTAAAAACTGCGGTTGAGCGTATCGCACAAAAACACACAAGTTTTAATATTCAGCCTGAAATGTACCAAATAGTAGGACATCACCTAACTGAAACCTTACGTGAATTAACTGGGGAGCTATTTACCGCCGACGTTGAAGAAGCGTGGACAACCGCATATGACTTTTTGGCATCTGTGTTTATTCAACGCGAGGGAGAACTTTATGAAAACCGCGCAAAAAGCCAAGGTGGCTGGCGCGGTAGCCGCCCATTTGTGGTGAGTGAAAAAATCAAAGAATCAGAATTGGTAACGAGTTTTGTTTTAACGCCAGAAGACGGTACAGCCGTAATTGATTATGTGCCGGGGCAGTATTTGGGTATTTCAGTGCAACCAAACAATCACCCATTTACTGAAATTCGTCAGTACTCATTATCAAATAAGCCTAATGGGAAGAGCTATCGTATTTCGGTAAAGCGAGAAACAACAGCGCCGCAAGGTATTGTCTCTAACTACTTGCATGATCATATTGAAGTGGGTGACACCCTTGCAGTTAACGCCCCTGCTGGAGATTTTTTCTTCCAGGACAGGCAATCACCTGTGGTACTGATTTCGGCTGGGGTAGGGGTCACGCCAATGCAGTCAATGCTTGAGTATTTATCGGCGCTAAATTATGAACACGATGTGTATTATTTGCATGCGTGTAACTCAAAGCAACAACATTCGTTTAAGCAGCGTACCCATGAAATAGCTCAGTTGAATAACTGGCAAACCTATACTTGGTATGAAAAACATAATGAAGCAAACGAATTACCGGAAAACACATTACACGGCCTTATTGATTTAAACGATGCACGCTTACCTTATGGGCAAGCCCATTTCTACTTATGTGGTCCTGTTGCATTTATGCGCTTTATCAAAACACAGTTATTGAACATGGGAGTAGGCACCGAACGTATTCATTATGAAGTGTTTGGTCCACACGCAGACCTGTAA
- a CDS encoding sensor histidine kinase, with translation MESNTKNTSSFEQQLNLRFASLLALQLLSLGLFCAVSSWSFVQNLTIALPIMVIAIWQSKITIGKVRSILNVLVNSFEHINSSSFNTSPHLPYKKGVLHSLNIEYDKLQSQLRHANFSRQKDAYIMYQLLEQLDTPIFLFDHRKLLVNANPKSKLFLGNDWRLFKGDSLEHLGFSLTENNQIVCQQHNDTWSVKSCVSTSEDNKFYLVILQNIEQALRAKELSAWHQLIKVIGHEVRNSLTPIYALSNALADDFKDDKNKYEALSLIATRSKSLQSFINRTTELAHIPKPAVEQIDIKQKLEDVCNLLPNINYSLKINAPFIDADPVQLEQVLVNLIKNADEAMTEKDVISILTYQTNNGCQIEITDKGTGIYEQNNLFVPFYTTKEFGSGIGLALSKQLIEAHNGKISIKNNADNIGVTVSVWLPFTLNPH, from the coding sequence ATGGAGTCCAATACAAAAAATACCTCTAGTTTCGAGCAGCAACTCAACTTAAGGTTTGCAAGTTTATTGGCGTTACAATTGCTGTCACTTGGCTTATTTTGTGCCGTTTCTAGCTGGTCTTTTGTGCAAAACTTAACAATTGCATTACCCATTATGGTGATTGCAATTTGGCAGAGCAAAATAACCATTGGCAAGGTGCGTTCAATCTTGAATGTACTGGTGAATAGTTTCGAACACATCAACTCAAGTAGCTTTAACACATCCCCCCATTTACCTTACAAAAAAGGGGTGTTGCACTCGCTCAACATTGAATATGACAAATTACAAAGTCAGCTTAGGCATGCCAATTTTAGCCGCCAGAAAGATGCATACATCATGTATCAACTGTTAGAGCAATTAGACACGCCGATTTTCTTATTTGATCACCGCAAGCTCTTGGTCAATGCTAATCCCAAGTCAAAGTTATTTTTAGGTAATGATTGGCGCTTATTTAAAGGTGATAGCCTGGAGCATCTTGGCTTTAGTTTGACTGAAAACAATCAAATTGTTTGCCAACAGCACAATGATACTTGGTCGGTAAAAAGTTGTGTTTCGACATCTGAAGATAACAAATTTTATCTCGTTATTTTGCAAAATATTGAACAAGCATTACGAGCTAAAGAGCTCAGCGCATGGCATCAGTTAATCAAGGTGATCGGGCATGAAGTGCGAAACTCTTTAACACCCATTTATGCTCTAAGTAATGCATTGGCTGACGATTTCAAAGACGATAAGAATAAATATGAAGCTTTATCATTAATTGCAACGCGCAGTAAAAGTTTGCAATCTTTTATCAATAGAACAACTGAATTGGCCCATATCCCAAAACCCGCAGTTGAACAAATCGATATTAAGCAAAAGTTAGAAGATGTGTGTAATTTATTACCAAACATCAATTACAGTTTAAAAATTAATGCCCCTTTTATTGATGCTGATCCTGTGCAACTAGAACAAGTACTGGTCAACCTCATCAAAAACGCAGACGAAGCAATGACAGAAAAAGACGTTATTTCGATTTTAACCTATCAAACAAATAATGGCTGTCAGATTGAAATAACCGATAAGGGAACTGGTATTTACGAACAAAACAATTTATTTGTGCCGTTCTACACAACCAAAGAATTTGGCTCTGGCATTGGCTTAGCATTAAGTAAGCAATTGATTGAAGCTCATAATGGCAAAATTAGTATTAAAAACAATGCTGACAACATAGGTGTGACCGTTTCTGTTTGGCTACCATTCACTTTAAATCCACACTAA
- a CDS encoding ABC transporter permease yields the protein MSAYWLMELRVAMRALTKRPQFVLTVVITLALSMATVISVFSLNSLLLLQSLPFKDAQQQYVVDFKLDFAGKTFPSLPVLKRRFVENQTSFESASLYVGETRTLELQHQLFKLETAFVSASYFDQLGLATTHGRAFNHNEKLNNFTPSTVLSYQLWQEKFSASPAIIGRQINIDGTFFSVVGVLKKGVLSPDNLASEQPQLYLPLDYSNADLFGNKNISEGDASIIAKGNANNHTSYLNDVQSLANKLKTEINNPLLSFGTLKAHVTPLREAIIGDSDRLSLLLLLGALMLLLVACANLSNLFIARSVESKQDFAIHVAVGAKHKQLFNKLLMESSLLSFASGIMALLIAVWAIELIKFIGSDSLPRLNQLSIDSYTLLFSMLICCLLALFFSYIPFWLSRNASLNQQMQTSGKGGGKQNSARSRVALLLGQSALVSMLLCFSSLFLQKSLTELEKVTGFNTEQRAILTLERKNKALSKGELASALPAVIEQIRQLPEVTNVALSNSSPVIMAGVVFPVQKSIDSAEYMLSVNKAQPNFFDVLGIEFIKGSTFSQNSAEATYEVILNQSSARLLLGENWAIGDSVFVTGRPYKLVGVIKDTFRARYLRSQLGNELVIVPYNKINGDMLPSEQIVLNIYHGKSKHFNFSNIDSIINSPTSAFSITSLQSLQDVLEEEVHLAKTTAILAASFCLLTLLLAAIGVWGIVNYSAKMRHFEFGIRMALGAKKVHLLKMMLLENIKPLSFGMFSGVALATLIIQANAAHFSLFGYLQVGYLAPMIIAMILTTLIAIIKPVTQVVNDAPMSALKREQ from the coding sequence ATGAGTGCATATTGGTTAATGGAACTGCGCGTAGCCATGCGCGCACTGACAAAACGGCCACAATTTGTATTAACCGTTGTGATTACCTTAGCCTTATCCATGGCGACTGTGATCAGTGTGTTTAGCTTAAATAGCTTGTTGTTACTACAAAGCTTGCCATTTAAAGATGCACAGCAACAATATGTTGTCGACTTTAAGTTAGACTTTGCAGGCAAAACCTTTCCTTCACTGCCCGTGTTAAAAAGACGCTTTGTGGAAAACCAAACGAGCTTTGAAAGCGCTTCTCTTTATGTCGGTGAAACCCGAACATTAGAACTGCAACACCAGTTATTTAAGTTAGAAACAGCCTTTGTATCAGCCAGCTATTTTGACCAATTAGGCCTTGCAACAACCCATGGTAGAGCCTTTAACCACAATGAAAAACTAAATAACTTTACGCCATCAACGGTATTGTCTTACCAGTTATGGCAAGAAAAATTTTCTGCTTCTCCGGCGATCATTGGCCGTCAAATCAACATTGACGGCACTTTTTTTTCTGTTGTCGGCGTACTGAAAAAAGGGGTGCTATCACCTGATAATTTAGCCTCAGAACAGCCTCAATTGTACCTTCCTCTGGATTACAGCAATGCGGATTTGTTTGGCAATAAAAACATTTCTGAAGGTGACGCCAGTATCATTGCGAAAGGGAATGCTAACAACCACACATCTTACCTTAATGACGTTCAAAGCCTTGCAAATAAATTAAAAACGGAAATAAATAATCCATTGTTAAGCTTTGGCACACTAAAAGCGCATGTTACGCCTTTGCGAGAGGCGATTATTGGCGATTCTGACCGCCTTTCTTTGCTTTTATTGTTAGGCGCATTGATGCTGTTACTGGTTGCCTGCGCAAACCTATCGAATCTATTTATTGCGCGCTCTGTCGAATCGAAACAAGACTTCGCAATTCATGTTGCTGTGGGAGCAAAACACAAGCAACTGTTTAACAAACTGCTGATGGAAAGCTCTTTGTTATCGTTTGCCTCCGGCATCATGGCGTTATTAATTGCAGTATGGGCTATCGAACTGATTAAATTTATTGGCAGTGATTCATTACCGCGTTTAAACCAACTATCCATAGACAGCTATACCTTGCTTTTCTCAATGCTAATTTGTTGTTTGTTAGCATTATTCTTTTCGTATATCCCCTTTTGGTTATCACGTAACGCCTCGCTCAACCAGCAAATGCAAACCTCAGGAAAAGGTGGCGGAAAACAAAATTCAGCGCGCTCACGAGTAGCACTGTTATTAGGGCAATCTGCACTTGTGTCGATGCTACTGTGCTTTTCATCACTCTTTTTGCAAAAGTCACTCACAGAGCTTGAAAAAGTGACCGGGTTTAACACCGAACAAAGAGCAATTCTTACACTTGAGAGAAAGAATAAGGCCTTGTCAAAAGGTGAATTGGCCAGTGCGTTGCCTGCAGTAATAGAACAAATAAGGCAATTACCTGAAGTAACTAATGTGGCTTTAAGTAATTCAAGCCCTGTTATTATGGCGGGCGTTGTTTTTCCGGTACAAAAAAGCATTGACTCAGCGGAGTATATGCTGTCTGTAAATAAAGCTCAGCCTAATTTCTTTGATGTGCTTGGTATTGAGTTTATTAAAGGCTCAACCTTTAGTCAGAACAGTGCTGAAGCAACTTATGAAGTTATTCTCAATCAAAGTAGTGCGCGTCTTTTACTCGGTGAAAACTGGGCTATTGGCGATTCTGTGTTTGTTACAGGCCGCCCTTACAAATTGGTTGGCGTGATAAAAGACACCTTTCGAGCACGTTATTTACGATCTCAATTAGGCAATGAATTGGTGATTGTTCCCTATAACAAAATCAATGGCGACATGCTGCCATCAGAGCAAATCGTATTAAATATTTATCATGGAAAGTCAAAACATTTTAATTTCAGCAATATTGATAGCATTATCAATTCACCTACCAGTGCATTTAGCATTACTTCACTACAAAGCTTACAAGACGTTTTAGAAGAAGAAGTACATTTAGCCAAGACGACAGCTATTTTGGCGGCTTCATTCTGCTTGCTAACATTGTTGTTAGCTGCGATTGGCGTGTGGGGTATCGTTAACTACAGCGCAAAAATGCGCCATTTTGAATTTGGTATTCGAATGGCACTGGGCGCCAAAAAAGTACATTTACTTAAAATGATGCTGCTTGAAAATATAAAACCGCTTTCATTTGGCATGTTTTCTGGTGTTGCTTTAGCCACCCTCATTATCCAAGCTAATGCGGCTCACTTCTCTTTATTTGGCTATTTACAGGTCGGTTATTTAGCACCAATGATTATTGCCATGATACTCACCACATTGATAGCAATTATTAAACCCGTTACTCAGGTGGTAAATGACGCACCTATGAGCGCGCTTAAACGTGAACAATAA